From a single Nicotiana tomentosiformis chromosome 2, ASM39032v3, whole genome shotgun sequence genomic region:
- the LOC138905871 gene encoding secreted RxLR effector protein 161-like, translating into MLIFGPNVNVVNETKNFLSSKFEIKNLGEADVILGIKIKRTSNGFSLSQSHYIEKILKRFNCFDVVPVRTPYDPSIQLKRNKKSSNSQTEYAKIIGNVMFLMNYTRPDIAYAVSRLSRYTHNPSSEYWNAFHCLLRYLRGTMDWCLHFNKFPAVLEGFCDANWVTDNDEDSSTSGYVFTLGAGAISWKSSKQTCIARSTMETEFIALELVGQEAEWLRNLLVDVSLWGR; encoded by the coding sequence atgttaatctTTGGCCCTAATGTGAATGTCGTTAATGAGACTAAGAATTTTTTGTCTTCtaaatttgaaataaaaaatcTTGGAGAAGCAGATGTGATTTTAGggattaaaatcaaaagaacttcTAATGGTTTTTCATTGTCTCAGTCTCATTATATTGAGAAAATATTGAAAAGGTTTAATTGTTTTGATGTAGTACCTGTGAGAACTCCTTATGATCCTAGCATACAGTTGAAAAGGAATAAGAAATCTAGTAATTCTCAAACTGAGTATGCTAAGATAATTGGTAATGTAATGTTTCTCATGAATTATACACGACCTGATATTGCTTATGCTGTTAGTAGATTGAGTAGATATACTCACAACCCTAGTAGTGAATACTGGAATGCTTTTCATTGTTTACTAAGGTATTTGAGAGGTACTATGGATTGGTGTTtgcattttaataaatttcctgCTGTTTTAGAAGGATTTTGTGATGCAAACTGGGTTACTGACAATGATGAAGATAGCTCCACTAGTGGCTATGTGTTTACTTTAGGTGCAGGTGCTATTTCATGGAAGTCTTCAAAACAGACTTGTATAGCACGTTCTACTATGGAGACTGAATTCATTGCTCTTGAGTTGGTAGGACAAGAAGCCGAATGGTTGAGAAACTTATTGGTAGACGTGTCTTTGTGGGGAAGATAA